One part of the Marmota flaviventris isolate mMarFla1 chromosome 4, mMarFla1.hap1, whole genome shotgun sequence genome encodes these proteins:
- the Flt3 gene encoding receptor-type tyrosine-protein kinase FLT3 isoform X2: MVIVKMTETQAGEYLLFIQSEATNYTILFTVSIRNTLLYTLRRPYFRKMENQDALVCISESVPEPIVEWVFCDSQGESCQEESPAVVKKEEKVLHELFGTDIRCCARNELGRECTKLFTIDLNQTPQTTLPQLFLKVGEPLWIRCKAIHVNHGFGLTWELENKVLEEGSYFEMSTYSRNRTMIRILFAFVSSVGRNDTGYYTCSSSEHPSQSALVTILEKGFINATNSSEDYEIDQYEDFCFSVRFKAYPQIRCTWTFSRKSFPCEQRGLEDGYSISKFCNHKHQPGEYIFHAENDDAQFTKMFTLNIRRKPQVLAETSASQASCSSDGYPLPSWTWKKCLDKSPNCTEEITEGIWNKKANRKVFGQWISSSTLNMSEAVKGFLVKCCAYNSMGTSCETILLNSPGPFPFIQDNISFYATIGLCLPFIAVLTILICHKYKKQFRYESQLQMVQVTGSLDNEYFYIDFREYEYDLKWEFPRENLEFGKVLGSGAFGKVMNATAYGISKTGVSIQVAVKMLKEKADSSEKEALMSELKMMTHLGHHENIVNLLGACTLSGPIYLIFEYCCYGDLLNYLRNKREKFHRTWTEIFKEHNFSFYPTFQSHPNSSMPGSREVQIHQDSDQVSGFNGNSIHSEDEVEYENQKRLEEEEDLNVLTFEDLLCFAYQVAKGMEFLEFKSCVHRDLAARNVLVTHGKVVKICDFGLARDILSDSNYVVRGNARLPVKWMAPESLFEGIYTIKSDVWSYGILLWEIFSLGVNPYPGIPVDANFYKLIQSGFKMDQPFYATEEIYFIMQSCWAFDSRKRPSFPNLTSFLGCQLADAEEAMYQNMDGHISERASVYQNKRPLGREVDLEPPSPQAQVEDS, encoded by the exons CTGTCAAGAAGAAAGTCCAGCTGTtgttaaaaaggaggaaaaggtaCTTCATGAATTATTTGGAACAGATATAAGGTGTTGTGCAAGAAATGAACTGGGCAGAGAATGTACCAAGCTGTTCACAATAG atTTAAATCAAACTCCTCAGACCACGCTTCCCCAGTTATTCCTGAAAGTGGGGGAACCCTTATGGATAAGGTGCAAAGCCATTCATGTGAACCACGGATTTGGGCTCACCTGGGAATTAGAAAACAAAGTCCTCGAGGAG GGCAGCTACTTTGAGATGAGTACCTATTCAAGAAACAGAACGATGATACGGATTCTGTTTGCCTTTGTATCATCAGTGGGAAGAAACGACACTGGATATTACACTTGTTCCTCCTCGGAGCATCCCAGTCAGTCAGCTTTGGTTACCATCCTGG aaaagggATTTATAAATGCTACCAATTCAAGTGAAGATTATGAAATTGATCAATATGAAGACTTTTGCTTTTCTGTCAGGTTTAAAGCATACCCACAAATCCGATGTACATGGACCTTCTCTCGAAAATCATTTCCATGTGAACAAAGGGGTCTGGAAGATGGATACAG CATATCTAAGTTTTGCAACCATAAACACCAACCAGGAGAATATATATTCCACGCAGAAAACGATGATGCTCAGTTCACCAAAATGTTTACGCTGAATATAAGAA GGAAACCTCAAGTGCTAGCTGAAACATCAGCTAGTCAGGCGTCTTGCTCTTCGGATGGATATCCATTACCCTCTTGGACGTGGAAGAAGTGTTTGGACAAGTCTCCCAA CTGCACTGAAGAAATCACAGAAGGAATTTGGAATAAAAAGGCTAACAGGAAAGTGTTTGGACAGTGGATATCCAGCAGTACCCTAAACATGAGTGAGGCTGTAAAAGGGTTCCTGGTCAAGTGCTGTGCGTACAATTCCATGGGCACGTCTTGTGAAACAATCCTTTTAAACTCACCAG GCCCCTTCCCCTTCATCCAGGACAACATCTCATTCTATGCAACGATTGGGCTTTGTCTCCCCTTCATTGCCGTTCTAACCATATTAATTTGTCACAAGTACAAAAAG CAATTTAGGTATGAAAGCCAGCTGCAAATGGTACAGGTGACCGGCTCATTGGACAATGAGTATTTCTACATTGATTTCAGAGAATATGAGTATGACCTCAAATGGGAGTTTCCAAGAGAAAACTTAGAGTTTG GGAAGGTACTAGGATCGGGTGCTTTTGGGAAAGTGATGAATGCCACAGCTTATGGAATTAGTAAAACAGGAGTCTCAATCCAAGTTGCAGTCAAAATGCTGAAAG AAAAGGCTGACAGCTCTGAAAAAGAGGCACTCATGTCAGAACTCAAAATGATGACTCACTTGGGACATCATGAGAACATTGTGAATCTGCTGGGGGCATGTACACTGTCAG GACCAATTTACTTGATTTTTGAATACTGTTGCTATGGTGATCTCCTCAACTatctaagaaataaaagagaaaaattccatAGGACATGGACAGAGATTTTCAAGGAACACAATTTCAGTTTTTATCCCACTTTCCAATCACATCCAAATTCCAG TATGCCTGGTTCAAGAGAAGTTCAGATACACCAGGACTCGGATCAGGTCTCAGGATTCAATGGGAATTCAATTCATTCTGAAG ATGAAGTTGAATATGAAAACCAGAAAAGACTGGAAGAAGAGGAGGACTTGAATGTGCTTACATTTGAAGATCTTCTTTGCTTTGCGTATCAAGTTGCCAAAGGAATGGAATTCCTAGAATTTAAGTCG TGTGTTCACCGCGACCTGGCAGCCAGGAACGTGCTCGTCACCCATGGGAAGGTGGTGAAGATTTGTGATTTTGGATTGGCTCGAGATATCCTGAGCGATTCCAACTACGTCGTCAGGGGCAAT GCCCGTCTGCCTGTAAAGTGGATGGCTCCTGAAAGCTTGTTTGAAGGGATCTACACAATTAAGAGTGATGTCTGGTCGTACGGAATATTACTCTGGGAAATATTCTCACTTG gCGTGAATCCTTACCCTGGCATTCCGGTTGATGCTAACTTCTATAAACTCATTCAGAGTGGATTTAAAATGGACCAGCCATTTTATGCTACAGAAGAAAT ATACTTTATAATGCAATCCTGCTGGGCTTTTGACTCGAGGAAGCGGCCGTCCTTCCCTAACCTGACTTCATTTTTAGGATGTCAGCTGGCAGATGCAGAAGAAGCG ATGTATCAGAACATGGATGGCCATATTTCAGAACGTGCTTCCGTCTACCAAAACAAGCGACCTTTGGGCAGAGAGGTGGATTTGGAGCCACCCTCTCCACAGGCTCAGGTTGAAGACTCATAG